In Candidatus Dormiibacterota bacterium, the following are encoded in one genomic region:
- a CDS encoding aspartate aminotransferase family protein, translating into MKRNAERRRSAKRATRGARRKTAPKKTRAVKPILEGPALVRATAKAAASLKTLIEEPALLVEEALKEAEQIGMLLGEPDDEDDPEPHDDEEDESFLRERQAGSRPRSRPSPGIVKGQAGSIAPAAESPGAAADAEGASAGATHLFPRNLKTAYPVAVRAEGIWIHDSAGRKYLDGCGGAVVCSIGHGVAEIAEVMTRQAKRLAFAHSSQFITREAAGLAERVAALAPGDMKKTGRVYLVSGGSEAIETALKLARQYHVETGHPGKSKIIARWQSYHGSTMGALSVTGNVARRELYAPMFAPMPHIPPCYCYRCPYGLKYPSCGIACIEELETAIHQEGPESVAAFLAEPIVGATLGAVPAVDGYWKRAREICTKHNVLLIADEVMTGVGRTGRNFAVDHWDVVPDMIVVGKGLSGGYAPLGAVIARDFIPEALERGRGYFEHGFTYSANPLSAAVGIAVLDYVRKNRLIARAARMGKVLGEKLLALRRHRIVGDVRGLGMMWGIEMVKDRKSREPFPASLRASRRLYEHSLGEGLLIYPGSGTREGQDGDHVIVAPPFTITPAEMDDLVARLDRALAKLENSLRS; encoded by the coding sequence ATGAAACGAAACGCGGAAAGACGCAGGAGCGCCAAGCGGGCGACGCGCGGCGCGCGGCGCAAGACGGCCCCGAAGAAGACGCGCGCGGTCAAGCCGATCCTCGAAGGACCGGCGCTCGTCAGGGCGACGGCCAAGGCGGCCGCCTCCCTCAAGACTCTGATCGAAGAGCCGGCGCTCCTGGTCGAGGAAGCGCTCAAGGAGGCGGAGCAGATCGGCATGCTCCTCGGCGAGCCTGATGACGAGGACGACCCCGAGCCCCACGACGACGAAGAGGACGAGTCGTTCCTGCGCGAGCGCCAGGCCGGCTCGCGGCCGCGCTCGCGTCCCTCGCCGGGAATCGTCAAGGGGCAGGCCGGGTCAATCGCCCCGGCCGCCGAGTCCCCCGGCGCGGCGGCGGACGCCGAAGGCGCCTCCGCCGGCGCGACGCACCTCTTCCCGCGGAATCTGAAGACGGCCTACCCCGTCGCGGTCCGCGCCGAGGGGATCTGGATCCACGACAGCGCCGGTCGCAAGTACCTCGACGGCTGCGGCGGCGCGGTCGTCTGCTCGATCGGCCACGGCGTGGCCGAGATCGCCGAGGTGATGACGCGGCAGGCGAAGCGCCTCGCCTTCGCGCATTCCTCGCAGTTCATCACCCGGGAAGCCGCGGGTCTGGCCGAGCGTGTGGCCGCGCTGGCTCCGGGTGACATGAAGAAGACCGGCCGCGTCTACCTCGTCTCCGGGGGGAGCGAGGCGATCGAGACCGCCCTCAAGCTGGCGCGGCAGTACCACGTCGAGACCGGTCATCCCGGCAAGTCGAAGATCATCGCCCGCTGGCAGTCGTACCACGGCAGCACCATGGGGGCCCTGTCGGTGACGGGCAACGTGGCGCGCCGCGAGCTGTACGCGCCGATGTTCGCGCCGATGCCGCACATCCCGCCGTGCTACTGCTACCGCTGTCCGTACGGGCTCAAGTACCCGTCCTGCGGCATCGCCTGCATCGAGGAGCTCGAGACGGCGATCCACCAGGAGGGCCCCGAAAGCGTCGCGGCGTTCCTCGCCGAGCCGATCGTCGGCGCCACTCTCGGTGCGGTGCCCGCCGTCGACGGTTACTGGAAGAGAGCGCGCGAGATCTGCACGAAGCACAACGTCCTTCTGATCGCCGACGAGGTGATGACCGGCGTCGGCCGCACCGGCAGGAACTTCGCCGTCGATCATTGGGACGTCGTCCCCGACATGATCGTCGTCGGCAAGGGCCTGTCCGGCGGCTACGCTCCCCTCGGCGCGGTCATCGCGCGCGACTTCATCCCCGAGGCGCTCGAGCGCGGGCGCGGCTATTTCGAGCACGGCTTCACCTACAGCGCCAACCCTCTGTCCGCCGCCGTCGGCATCGCCGTCCTCGACTACGTGCGGAAGAACCGTCTCATCGCCCGCGCCGCCCGCATGGGGAAGGTCCTGGGCGAGAAGCTCCTCGCCCTGCGCCGCCACCGCATCGTCGGCGACGTGCGCGGCCTCGGCATGATGTGGGGGATCGAGATGGTGAAGGACCGCAAGAGCCGCGAGCCGTTCCCCGCGTCCCTCCGGGCGTCGCGCCGTCTCTACGAGCACTCCCTGGGCGAAGGGCTGCTGATCTATCCCGGCTCCGGCACGCGCGAGGGGCAGGACGGCGACCACGTCATCGTCGCGCCACCCTTCACCATCACGCCCGCCGAGATGGACGATCTCGTCGCCCGCCTCGACCGCGCTCTCGCGAAACTGGAGAATTCGCTGCGCTCCTAG